One region of Dehalococcoidia bacterium genomic DNA includes:
- a CDS encoding CPBP family intramembrane glutamic endopeptidase, which translates to MSLRVKKTLLFILLTFFIDWSIVFLYIALGGKVDSLGIVLLAAVYMFIPMIVTIIVQKTIYKQPLAGPMGISFKFNPWFFAAWFLPPIIAFAVMGVSLLMPGITFTPDMSGFLAQMASALSPEQMEQAKEQLASMPVHPVWLILVLALISGTTINAVLGFGEELGWRGFLQKELSVMGFWKSSALIGFIWGIWHAPLVLLGLNYPQNPQMGVLLMTGWTILLAPLFSYIRLKSRSVIAASIFHGTINAVPGLAVILISGGNELTVGLTGLAGFIVFALADVLIFIYDRFITREKVDTILRQMSTEP; encoded by the coding sequence ATGAGTTTACGCGTCAAAAAAACACTGCTCTTCATTCTGCTTACATTCTTCATCGACTGGTCGATTGTCTTCCTCTATATCGCGCTGGGGGGCAAGGTCGACAGCCTCGGCATTGTGCTGCTGGCCGCGGTGTATATGTTTATCCCCATGATAGTCACAATTATCGTACAGAAGACTATTTACAAACAGCCGCTGGCCGGGCCGATGGGCATCTCATTCAAGTTCAACCCCTGGTTCTTCGCGGCATGGTTCCTGCCTCCCATAATCGCCTTTGCCGTCATGGGAGTCAGCCTGCTCATGCCCGGGATAACATTTACGCCCGATATGTCAGGCTTTCTTGCCCAGATGGCCTCCGCCCTCAGCCCGGAGCAGATGGAGCAGGCTAAAGAGCAGCTGGCCTCCATGCCGGTACATCCCGTATGGCTGATACTGGTGCTGGCTCTCATCTCTGGAACAACCATCAACGCTGTTCTGGGATTCGGCGAGGAGCTGGGCTGGCGCGGTTTCCTTCAAAAGGAACTCTCCGTCATGGGTTTCTGGAAATCCTCCGCGCTGATCGGATTCATATGGGGTATCTGGCACGCTCCCCTGGTCCTGCTGGGCCTTAACTATCCGCAGAATCCACAGATGGGCGTGCTGTTGATGACGGGCTGGACGATACTCCTGGCGCCTCTTTTCAGCTACATCCGCCTCAAATCGCGCTCGGTCATCGCCGCCTCAATCTTCCACGGCACCATCAACGCCGTACCCGGCCTGGCTGTTATACTTATATCCGGAGGAAATGAGCTGACCGTCGGCCTGACCGGGCTGGCCGGATTCATCGTTTTTGCGCTGGCCGATGTATTGATCTTCATCTATGACCGGTTTATAACCAGGGAAAAAGTTGATACTATTTTGAGACAGATGTCTACGGAGCCCTGA
- the ispE gene encoding 4-(cytidine 5'-diphospho)-2-C-methyl-D-erythritol kinase, which produces MLTLKAFAKLNLVLEVLGRRSDGYHDISSIMQTVSLHDVLTLEPSDRIGLKYSLPGVDDRDNLALRAARTLGEAAGCKRGVVIGLEKHIPMGSGLGGGSSDAAAVLRGLNILWRLGLTSEKLAAIGAGLGSDVPFFIYGGTCLAEGRGERITPLADLQQTWFVLLRPEVPVSSCKTAALYSLLKQAHYSDGAFSTTVRRQFESGAERRPLSLFNVFERVMLAAFPGLDRYLEELHRTGVSEVHLAGSGPVLFTMLDSSKQASDIQAYLLSRHMESYIVTSVKRQEIG; this is translated from the coding sequence GTGCTGACTCTGAAGGCATTTGCCAAGCTTAACCTCGTGCTCGAAGTGCTGGGCCGGCGAAGCGACGGCTATCACGATATATCCAGCATTATGCAGACCGTCAGCCTGCATGATGTATTGACCCTGGAGCCCTCCGACCGTATTGGACTGAAATACAGCCTGCCGGGTGTCGATGACCGGGACAATCTTGCTTTGCGGGCGGCTCGAACGCTGGGCGAGGCTGCCGGCTGCAAGCGGGGCGTTGTTATCGGCCTGGAGAAGCATATACCGATGGGGTCCGGTTTGGGTGGTGGAAGCAGCGACGCCGCAGCCGTGCTGCGTGGCCTCAACATCCTCTGGCGGCTCGGATTAACGTCAGAGAAACTGGCGGCAATCGGGGCCGGGCTCGGTTCGGATGTACCGTTTTTTATTTACGGGGGCACCTGCCTGGCCGAGGGGAGGGGTGAACGGATTACCCCCCTGGCCGACCTGCAACAGACCTGGTTTGTTTTACTCCGGCCTGAAGTGCCGGTATCGTCGTGTAAGACAGCCGCTCTTTACAGCCTGCTCAAACAGGCCCATTATTCCGACGGCGCCTTCTCCACAACCGTTCGAAGGCAATTCGAAAGCGGGGCTGAAAGAAGGCCGCTGTCGCTCTTCAATGTTTTTGAGAGAGTGATGCTCGCGGCGTTCCCGGGTCTGGACAGGTATTTAGAGGAGTTGCACCGGACGGGGGTATCTGAGGTACATCTGGCCGGATCGGGGCCCGTGCTTTTCACCATGCTGGATAGCAGCAAGCAGGCATCCGATATCCAGGCCTATCTCCTGTCTCGTCATATGGAGTCGTACATAGTGACGTCAGTAAAAAGGCAAGAGATTGGCTGA
- a CDS encoding VTT domain-containing protein — protein sequence MADGGARPTGWWVKWLKEGLLLLGMLAVSVAIAFLLFQFRDIFSISLQSYEWLAYLVVFIVSLISSCTIFVPTPGAALMLAAAIIWNPLPVGLAAGTGDAIGEMTSYWVGYAGERIVVDEKLPAYQKAVGWMQRYGVWAVFGGALVPIVPFDLMGLAAGALKIKWWKFMLAAWCGKVPRAIILCSIGHQLPVLLNGWRF from the coding sequence TTGGCTGACGGGGGTGCCAGGCCTACCGGCTGGTGGGTGAAGTGGCTCAAGGAGGGGCTGCTTCTGCTGGGCATGTTGGCTGTGTCCGTCGCCATCGCCTTCCTGCTCTTTCAGTTTCGTGACATCTTCAGCATTTCTTTGCAGAGTTATGAGTGGCTGGCCTATCTGGTTGTATTTATAGTCAGCCTGATCAGCAGTTGTACTATTTTCGTTCCCACGCCCGGCGCAGCCTTAATGCTTGCCGCTGCTATCATTTGGAACCCCTTGCCGGTAGGATTAGCCGCCGGCACGGGAGATGCCATCGGTGAAATGACATCGTACTGGGTGGGATATGCGGGCGAAAGGATAGTGGTCGATGAGAAGTTGCCTGCCTATCAAAAAGCGGTCGGCTGGATGCAGCGCTATGGTGTATGGGCCGTCTTCGGTGGGGCCCTCGTGCCCATTGTGCCCTTCGACCTGATGGGACTGGCCGCCGGGGCGCTCAAGATAAAGTGGTGGAAATTTATGCTGGCCGCCTGGTGCGGCAAGGTGCCGCGGGCGATTATCCTTTGCAGTATCGGGCACCAGTTGCCGGTGCTGTTGAACGGCTGGCGGTTTTAA
- the rsmA gene encoding 16S rRNA (adenine(1518)-N(6)/adenine(1519)-N(6))-dimethyltransferase RsmA, which translates to MPYKYRETGNSFQRRLKSRGLRARKSLGQNFLVVDSVGEAIIEAAALTADDTVLEVGPGLGALTEMLAAGAGRVIAVELDDGLVSRLRKKLAVHHNVTIVHADILKQDLHSLVEDSSYKVVANIPYYITSPILRYFTRAGKRPELMIIMMQEEVAREVTAPEGKMGFLAVSMRLFSNPEIILRVPAASFYPVPKVDSAVVKFNMLPVPALKIADIDGFFELVHCGFSSPRKQLRNSLAIGLKIETAQAESMLRRSGIDPGRRPGSLSLEEWSALYLAAGGEKC; encoded by the coding sequence TTGCCATACAAGTATAGAGAGACCGGAAACAGTTTTCAGAGACGGCTGAAAAGCCGGGGGCTCAGGGCACGCAAAAGCCTCGGGCAGAACTTCCTCGTGGTCGATTCCGTCGGGGAGGCTATTATAGAAGCTGCCGCCCTTACGGCGGACGATACCGTGCTGGAGGTGGGCCCCGGCCTGGGAGCGCTCACGGAGATGCTCGCGGCCGGCGCCGGCCGCGTTATCGCCGTCGAGCTCGACGACGGGCTGGTGTCCAGGCTCAGGAAGAAGCTGGCCGTTCATCACAACGTAACTATAGTTCATGCGGATATCCTCAAACAGGATTTGCATAGCCTGGTAGAGGATTCCTCCTACAAAGTCGTGGCCAATATCCCGTATTACATCACCTCTCCCATCCTGCGTTATTTCACGCGAGCCGGTAAAAGGCCGGAGTTGATGATTATCATGATGCAGGAGGAAGTGGCCAGGGAGGTAACTGCGCCGGAAGGGAAAATGGGTTTCCTGGCGGTCAGTATGCGGCTTTTCAGCAATCCGGAGATCATACTCAGAGTGCCTGCGGCCTCGTTCTATCCCGTGCCTAAAGTGGATTCGGCCGTTGTTAAATTCAACATGCTCCCGGTGCCGGCTTTGAAGATCGCCGACATCGACGGGTTTTTCGAACTGGTTCATTGCGGATTCTCGTCGCCGCGCAAACAGCTCCGCAATTCGCTGGCCATCGGCCTGAAGATCGAAACAGCGCAGGCGGAGAGTATGCTGCGCAGATCGGGTATAGATCCCGGGAGGCGCCCCGGATCGCTCTCGCTTGAGGAATGGTCGGCCCTTTACCTTGCGGCAGGAGGAGAAAAGTGCTGA
- a CDS encoding potassium channel protein, whose product MGNRHHYITWLTVLIVLFTSGTIGYMLIEGWNFFDSLYMTVLTIATLGGEVHPLSTAGRVYTIVLTLFGVGTVIYILTSIVQATLETEFGSFRRSRMEARIRKLANHFVLCGYGRVGEAIAGTLKQQKSNFVVIDHSINSYNRAVQDGCLAIMDDATKHDVLKQAGIEKARGLITAFGDDAYNTYAVLTAREINPMLTIIGRANNNDAVRRLKQAGATHIILPEVIGGQQMARLALRPTTVQFIETVLADHEGEYLVEEVTINENSTLIDKTIKDIGERFAGVRIMAIREKDGDIIINPSLNTTVEIGGSLTAFGTMQQLQEIEGCCSITRDSKGQIVPDL is encoded by the coding sequence ATGGGTAACAGACATCATTACATCACGTGGCTGACAGTACTTATTGTCCTCTTCACATCAGGCACGATCGGCTACATGCTCATCGAGGGCTGGAACTTCTTCGATTCCTTGTACATGACGGTCCTCACCATCGCCACGCTGGGCGGTGAGGTGCACCCGCTCTCCACTGCCGGCCGCGTTTATACCATCGTTCTAACGCTGTTCGGAGTAGGTACTGTAATCTATATCCTTACCAGCATTGTGCAGGCAACACTGGAAACTGAGTTCGGATCGTTCAGGAGGTCCCGCATGGAAGCCAGAATCAGGAAACTTGCAAACCACTTCGTGCTGTGCGGCTACGGCCGCGTCGGCGAGGCTATAGCCGGCACGTTAAAACAACAGAAATCCAACTTTGTGGTTATCGACCACAGCATCAACAGCTACAACCGGGCCGTCCAGGACGGCTGCCTGGCCATTATGGACGACGCCACAAAACACGATGTCCTCAAGCAAGCCGGCATTGAAAAGGCCAGGGGCCTGATCACCGCCTTCGGCGACGATGCCTATAATACCTATGCGGTGCTGACCGCACGCGAGATCAACCCCATGCTCACCATCATCGGACGAGCCAATAACAACGATGCCGTTCGCAGGCTCAAACAGGCCGGCGCCACCCATATCATCCTGCCCGAAGTGATAGGCGGCCAGCAGATGGCCCGCCTGGCCTTGAGGCCAACCACTGTGCAGTTCATCGAGACAGTCCTGGCCGACCACGAGGGCGAATATCTGGTGGAAGAAGTAACCATCAACGAGAACTCAACTCTCATCGACAAAACCATTAAGGACATCGGGGAGAGGTTCGCAGGTGTACGTATCATGGCCATCAGGGAAAAGGACGGCGATATAATCATTAATCCCAGCCTGAACACCACCGTCGAGATAGGGGGTAGCCTGACTGCTTTCGGCACCATGCAACAACTGCAGGAGATCGAAGGCTGTTGTTCAATTACACGCGACAGTAAGGGTCAGATAGTGCCCGACCTGTAA